One Brevibacillus choshinensis genomic window carries:
- a CDS encoding helix-turn-helix domain-containing protein — MSKVQFTASEKLAILLEIDSGQIGVMAAAKTYGISKTTVVKWRRRYEVYGYKGLEIQSYNRTYSVELKLQAVQDYLTGHYSQYEIIDKYKIASRTQLKNWVDKYNGHSSLKSYNEGAKAMTKGRATTWQERIDIVHYCLAHKHDYQETASQYQVSYQQVYQWVKKYEDGGLDALQDRRGRKKPVEELTETEQEKMAMKKLEYENERLRAEIAFLKKLQEFQRRRV, encoded by the coding sequence ATGTCTAAAGTACAATTTACTGCGTCAGAAAAACTGGCCATCCTTCTGGAGATCGATAGCGGTCAGATTGGTGTTATGGCTGCTGCTAAAACATACGGTATTAGCAAAACAACCGTAGTGAAATGGCGACGGCGATATGAGGTGTACGGATACAAAGGGTTAGAGATTCAATCTTACAATAGAACTTACTCGGTGGAGCTTAAGCTTCAAGCCGTTCAAGATTATCTAACCGGTCATTACTCCCAATATGAAATCATCGATAAATATAAAATCGCCAGCCGCACCCAACTCAAGAATTGGGTAGACAAGTATAATGGTCATAGCAGCTTAAAATCGTATAACGAAGGAGCAAAAGCTATGACGAAAGGTCGGGCTACAACATGGCAGGAGCGAATTGACATCGTTCACTACTGTCTTGCACATAAACATGACTATCAGGAGACGGCGAGCCAGTATCAAGTGTCTTATCAACAAGTATACCAATGGGTCAAGAAATATGAGGATGGCGGGCTAGATGCCCTACAGGATCGTCGTGGTCGGAAGAAGCCTGTTGAAGAGCTAACTGAAACAGAGCAGGAAAAGATGGCGATGAAGAAGTTGGAGTATGAAAATGAGCGGCTTCGAGCGGAGATTGCTTTCTTAAAAAAGTTACAGGAATTCCAAAGGAGGCGAGTTTAA
- a CDS encoding LTA synthase family protein: MNGKRSAFALFFVLAWMKCVLFNVFLLDASHDTSRFFLNFVMILRRFPFYIGFLGLFFCLLFLFRGRAKAWMGWGLLAVLSAIVVGDLWYFRGFETLPSLHVLQQSGNLQDLGGSIRSMARPGDLLLIFDVMIIPILLWMRPTWFQEEARSWRAFSCWLIVCLFCTSAIPALKTYTPLRDSSALYSTIDSGGTAYNLSPIGYHMLDAIETAKEGETLTLNASEKEEIKDWYAQKETNLEETSRAPFGQFRGYNLLLLQVESLEAFVWGQSVEGQAITPTLNEMKQHSYWFPLFYEQVGEGTTSDAEFTANTGVYPLQKSSVFVRFPMHNYPSLPKWFEESGYSSLSLHPDKGTYWNWKIAHQSLGYHTRIDSLDIGEAERIGMGISDQAFLQEVSQTLAKQPQPFASFAVTLTSHAPFDLDVKYRSMRLPAQLDQHRMGGYFQSIHYVDAQIGKLLASLRDNNLLDRTVVVVYGDHEGIHKYYDDEVATTPLSGNWWKENHKRVPFLIYHPSLSGKEISIHGGQVDILPTLAHLFGLPASPLSQATFGRNLFTTSDDFAVLRNGDVVGNLPNERERWAKQGPLYADWLIRSNTLLP, from the coding sequence ATGAACGGAAAGCGTAGTGCCTTCGCCCTGTTTTTTGTGCTAGCTTGGATGAAATGTGTCCTATTTAACGTGTTTCTCCTGGATGCAAGCCATGACACGTCCCGATTTTTCTTGAATTTTGTCATGATCCTTAGGCGATTTCCCTTTTACATCGGATTTTTGGGCTTGTTTTTCTGTCTGCTTTTCCTGTTTCGCGGGCGCGCGAAAGCGTGGATGGGCTGGGGACTTCTTGCGGTATTATCGGCCATCGTCGTCGGTGATTTGTGGTATTTTCGCGGGTTTGAAACCTTGCCATCTTTGCATGTGTTGCAGCAATCAGGGAACTTGCAAGACCTCGGCGGTTCCATTCGTTCCATGGCGCGCCCTGGGGACTTATTGCTGATCTTCGATGTGATGATCATCCCGATCCTCTTGTGGATGAGACCGACTTGGTTTCAAGAGGAGGCGCGTTCATGGAGGGCGTTTTCCTGCTGGCTGATTGTTTGCCTTTTCTGCACAAGTGCGATCCCTGCGCTGAAGACCTACACCCCGCTTCGCGATTCTTCGGCGCTGTATTCGACGATCGACTCAGGGGGTACCGCCTACAATCTCAGTCCGATCGGCTATCACATGCTCGATGCGATCGAAACAGCGAAAGAAGGAGAAACGCTTACCCTTAATGCAAGCGAGAAAGAGGAAATCAAGGACTGGTACGCACAAAAAGAAACGAACTTGGAAGAAACTTCGCGGGCGCCGTTCGGGCAGTTTCGCGGGTACAATTTGCTTCTTCTACAAGTCGAATCCTTGGAAGCGTTTGTGTGGGGACAGTCAGTAGAAGGACAAGCCATCACCCCCACCTTAAACGAAATGAAACAACATAGCTATTGGTTCCCTCTCTTCTACGAACAAGTGGGAGAAGGAACCACTTCAGATGCGGAATTTACGGCGAATACGGGCGTGTATCCACTGCAAAAAAGCAGTGTATTTGTCCGCTTTCCGATGCACAACTACCCATCGCTACCAAAGTGGTTTGAAGAGAGCGGCTATTCGAGCCTTTCCCTCCATCCTGACAAAGGAACGTATTGGAACTGGAAAATAGCCCATCAGTCTCTTGGCTATCACACCCGTATCGATTCGCTTGATATTGGCGAGGCAGAACGAATCGGCATGGGGATTAGTGACCAAGCTTTTTTGCAAGAAGTATCCCAAACACTTGCCAAGCAGCCACAGCCCTTTGCTTCTTTTGCGGTGACCTTGACCTCACATGCTCCCTTTGATTTGGATGTGAAGTATCGATCGATGCGCTTGCCCGCACAGCTTGATCAGCATCGGATGGGCGGGTATTTCCAAAGTATACATTACGTCGATGCCCAAATCGGTAAACTGCTTGCCTCGCTTCGCGACAACAACCTGCTCGATCGCACGGTCGTTGTCGTTTATGGGGATCACGAAGGCATTCACAAATACTACGATGACGAAGTCGCAACAACTCCGCTTTCAGGGAATTGGTGGAAGGAAAATCACAAACGCGTCCCGTTTCTGATTTATCATCCTTCCCTATCCGGTAAAGAAATTTCGATTCATGGCGGACAAGTCGATATTTTGCCGACTCTCGCTCATTTGTTCGGGCTTCCTGCCTCCCCCCTCTCGCAAGCAACCTTTGGGCGAAATTTATTTACGACCTCTGACGACTTTGCTGTTCTTCGAAACGGCGATGTCGTTGGAAATCTGCCCAATGAGCGGGAAAGGTGGGCGAAACAAGGACCGCTCTATGCCGACTGGCTGATTCGCAGCAATACGCTTCTTCCATAA
- a CDS encoding IS3 family transposase: MHVYLAIQSIQQEGEFSLQLLCEIAGVPRSSYYKWRNHKPSLRELENRQLIQAMLLLHEQVGGIYGYRRLTLHLRRQTKLRINHKRMKRLMKMAGVQSVIRRKRKKYARSTPQHIAENLLNREFHAAAPNEKWVTDVTEFKYGSGKKAYLSAILDLHDNTVVSYAFGHSNNNALVIRTVKSALQTVRVNKPMLHSDRGFQYTSSRFKRLFGHEVVQSMSRVGRCIDNGPMEAFWGTLKCEKYYLNTYSTFEELEKDIKDYIYFYNNERLQAKLDGLSPMEFRTKAA; the protein is encoded by the coding sequence GTGCATGTTTATTTAGCAATCCAGTCCATTCAGCAGGAAGGAGAGTTTAGTCTACAGCTACTATGCGAAATTGCAGGGGTTCCACGGTCAAGTTATTACAAATGGCGTAACCACAAGCCTAGTTTGCGTGAACTGGAAAACCGACAACTGATTCAGGCTATGCTTTTACTCCATGAGCAGGTTGGGGGAATCTACGGGTATAGACGATTGACACTTCATTTACGCCGACAAACCAAACTGCGAATTAACCACAAGCGGATGAAACGCCTAATGAAGATGGCCGGTGTCCAATCGGTTATTCGTAGGAAGAGAAAGAAATATGCACGATCAACTCCTCAACATATTGCCGAGAATTTGTTAAACCGTGAGTTTCATGCAGCAGCACCAAACGAAAAGTGGGTAACGGATGTTACGGAATTCAAATACGGCAGTGGAAAGAAGGCCTATTTAAGCGCAATTCTGGATTTACATGACAACACGGTTGTCTCGTACGCTTTCGGTCATTCCAACAACAATGCCCTGGTAATTCGAACGGTGAAATCGGCCCTGCAAACGGTACGGGTAAACAAGCCTATGCTCCACAGTGATCGGGGTTTCCAGTATACCTCTTCGAGGTTCAAAAGATTGTTTGGGCACGAAGTGGTCCAGAGCATGTCCCGAGTTGGCAGGTGTATCGATAATGGTCCCATGGAAGCTTTCTGGGGAACACTGAAATGCGAGAAGTATTATTTGAATACATACAGTACCTTTGAGGAACTTGAAAAAGACATTAAGGACTACATTTATTTCTACAATAACGAACGATTACAGGCAAAATTAGACGGCCTCAGTCCCATGGAATTCAGGACCAAGGCCGCTTAA